ttgttgcttatactggcgagcaacgcaccaaagagcatggtaaaattcggttgagtcatttgatttattattgcttatacaattctctctctctctctctctctctctctctctctctctctctctctctctccaacgcgacgtttcctcctgatccgcagacattatcaagcgatgaccgctaagggactgaattcgagtggttgctgttttttattaagctgaccttgtgtcagcacgggctcttgctcacagagcaagtggttgttgttgttgttttttattaagctggccttgtgtcagcacgggctcttgctcacagaaagtggcgagtccttcttcttaaatcgtggtgttgcgggctcttgagtacggtatagagaacctctccggcaggacgagttttcattggttcctgggaaggagACTCATACAGCGAGCGTTTACGAGTcctgcagaccttctcaggtggggggtatcactgggagcctATTGAttagcttctacctgagtgacgtcacccctggtattattctgatagtgcttcacgtccggtgtttgtttcatgcgctctggtactttcgttgggggggaggggcgcggtcctcctcacacacgtcggtatcaggaacgcttcttgagtggtattaaggggaggcttttgctcgagtATAAGCAgtgcttctaggagacgcagacgtcgtgggtcaggggctctcccgatgattttgacattcctgatgatgtcgtctcttgtgatgtcttgctggtgtactgcaagggcgtgctgcctaatggcgccctcctgggcatgttaggagatccttttagacaggcgcatcgtcgtcatgccgatgtaaatcccagggcatccttgggcggggcatacgtattgGTAGACAATGTTGGACTGCTTTAGGCGGTTTCCtacgatgcgcctgtctaaaaggatctcctaccacgcccaagagggagccattaggcagcacgccttTGCTGTACACCGACAAGACATCACAAGAGACGACATCAttaggaatgtcaaaatcatcgggagagcccctgacccgcgatgtctgcgcctcctagaagcgctgcttatactcgagcaaaagcctccccttaataccactcaagaagcgttcctgatactgacgtgtgtgaggaggaccgcgcccctcccccccaacgaaagtaccagagcgcatgaaacaaacaccggacgtgaagcacattatcagaataataccaggggcgacgtcactcaggtagaagctaaTCAAGAGGCTCCAAGTGATaacccccacctgagaaggtctgcaagactcgtaaacgcttgccgtatgagtcaccttcccaggaaccaatgaaaactcgtcCTGCCAGAGAGGTTCTctataccgtactcgagagcccgcaacaccacgatttaagaagaaggactcgcgggctgctctgtgagcaagagcccgtgctgacacaaggtcagctaaatcaaaatcAACAACAAACAACTAGAAAttttatacgggctgctctacgagcaagagcccgtgctggcacaagaccAGCTTAatcgtaaacaacaacaacaacactcgaaattacgggctgctctgtgagcaagagcccgtgctgacacaaggtcaacTTAATCGAAAACAACAACCACTCAAATTGagtcccttagcagtcatcgcttgataatgtcctgcggatcaggaggaaatgtcacgttggagagagagagagagagagagagagagagagagagagagagagagagagagagagagaattgtataagtaaaaattgtataagcaataataaatcaaatgactcaaccgaattttaccatgccctttggtgcgttgctcggcggtataagcaacaacgagaaagccgtcatcagaaaaatagagaagactctctacaagattaatagtgctgaagcagcaatcatttttaacaaaatattattattattattattattattattattattattattattattattattattattattatttacttgcgttttcaaaataaatttttgagttCCAATTTTACCTATTGAGTTTCattgttaaaaattatatatatatatatatatatatatatatatatatatatatatatatatatatatatatatatatatatatacacctatatatatatatatatatatatatatatatatatatatatatatataccatatatatatatatatatatatatatatatatatatatatatatatatgaaaatatattaattcctaggtagagcaaattagatattaaaggacatttgtagctcgatatatatatattatatatatatatatatatatatatatatatatatatatatatatattatatttatatatatatatatatatatatatatatatatatattatatatatatatattatatatatatatatatatatatatatatatttatatatatatatatatatatatatatatatatatatatatatatatatatatatatatatatatatatatatatatatatatgcattcagagtatcttcatttaatatattttctaataagCGCAATGTTTCTAATATGATAGTTACAGGCAGGTTTTTATATTATGCAGTATTCATGGTTTTTCATCGACAATTCGTTATCAGTAAATATTCCAAAGCGCCTCACTGCTGTTACGACATTGTTTATCGATGACgaactaatagatatatatattcctttgaaGTGCTCACTTTTTCGTAGTGCACTGTCAGATCCAAATAGCATACactcagttttgtcttcattaaGTTTCAAATCCTTCGCCGATATCCGTTATTTTATATCGTTCATAATTACATCAATTTTACTAATGGCGTCGTCTACCGAGTATCATTAAATAGTATATAGGTTATACGTAAGTGGTGCCACAGACTATCACACATGTATGACCAACATGTTTGTTCATATACTGTCATTGACTGATGATATGTTTGGGTATTTCTACAAAAGCAGTcagcacggactgcaaggaacgtaaccgcggatacgacatccactagggatagTCTactctaggccgccgcggataagtaccctagatctacctatgTTTGTTCAAAAATTCAAACGTCGTATACGTATCGGAGAGGCTTGGCGGAAACTGGGCGAGAAAAAAGTTTGTATATACGTAGCTATTCTGCTGGCGCTTGCTAGCGAAGAAGTGAACGAtaaacgataaaaagaaaaagaaacgatGTTGGATGAAAAGAGTGGTACTACAAGAAGAGATGTGAACTGTCTTATCAATGCCTGTTAAATGAGCACCGGATTGTTCACTTTGAAGCACCATTTTTTATTCTCTCCTGTAGCTAGTACCATAGATATAGCTAGTACGAAGAGAGTCAATTTTCTTGGGTATCATATCCTTTGTGGCATTGGGGATATGATAGATCAAGTTCAGTGAACTCTAACCATAATTCTTGATGCTCCTGTGCGTTCGCCATGGCTGCTGTTGACCAAATGAGCGTGTATGATCAAACATCACTACACACTTGTCAAATATGCTGGCTAAACGTCATGTTGGACGAACCAGCTTCAAACAGCTTGTTCAATCCTTCAAACACGCCATTACATCCTCAAATTGGATTGTCAACGCCAATTTGAGCGTACGTGTTTGATAGTCTGTACTGCCCCTAACCTTGTGGTTGTTTAGAATTCTAGATAAATCAGTTGTATAAATTCCAAATAGCAGTGGACCCAAGAACGCAGCCTTTGGCACTCTTCTTTATAGGTGTTTCTTTTCTGATTTCACACTTGATATAAACACTGTAACCCTCCTGTTTTCTAAGTATCTTTTGTACCATTTGAGTGTATCCTCTTCGATTCCTGCTGCTCTCACGTCTTCCAGCATCATATAGTGGTCAACTGTGTCAAATGCTGCACTTAGGCCGAACATAACAGGATGCCACATTTTCTATTTGCCATAATTTCTACCATATGTAATTGCGCACTAAGTATTCTCTATTGGGTGGGTTTTGTAAGTCAGCTGACTGATCTTCAGACATAATATTGAGTTGTTTCAGGTGTTTCCACGATTGTCCATGAAATTCCGTTTCTGTAAGTTTTGATAATTGCCACGATAGGTTGTAAaacatatatttgaatttcccgTTACCCTTTGTCTATCTTTCATACATTTGGTGTCCTGTCGGTCTAGGGGAAGAGCAAACTCGTCTAACTGAAGTATGTTGCATGGCAGCTCAGCGGTATTACCACAACATTGGCTCGAGTGCTAAGTTCAGCCACCTATTCAAGTCATCGATAACTCTTCATTTCATATGCTACGGCCAGACTATATCCCTGTGAAtgagaggggttggggggggggggggagtggcctACCTATACCTTCACAGACCTCATGTAGGTGATTAAACGAATGCTTTGCTTGTTTGGTCTCTAGGAGACTTGTGCGATTAGTCGATGACTTATTCCTTGTCCGCACTGCCCATAAACCTAGTAGCGGCGGGTTTACACGGCCGAACAGCTCGCCGAGCCCGGTTGTCGAACCTACTTGTAGAACGGCTCGAAGAGCTTTCAGACAGTACATCGAACCTCAGTGTGCCTCGTGCTAAAACAACGTCAACATGTCTCTCGACCAGGATGATTTGATAGCCATTGCTTTAGCAGTGGcactaagaaggaaaaaaaaaagaaaagatcaaAGTGGACGAAGGATTGCCTACTAAAAAGAGAAATTTTCACACACCAACTTGCTTGTTGCTTTAAAATTAGAGCCAGATGACTGGCGCAATTATTTGCGTATGGATGAAGACACGTACATTGATCTACTGAATCGTGTCAGCTCTTTCATTACTTATGAAGATACTACTATGAGGAAGCCATAACTCCACATGAAAGACTTGAGTGTCACTTTACGCTATTTAGCAACAGGAAGGTCACTTAATGATCTAAAATATTCTGCCATCATTTCCACCAGCTCTTTGTCATCTATCATACCAGACATGTGCTGCTATCTACAAGGTCCTTCACAAAGCCTATCTAAAGGCAATGAATAATTTGTAAGAGttgtatatttgtaaatgtttattgataacatATGACACCTGAAATGTAGTAACATATATTATAGTAAGCTtggtaaaaatgagaaaaataaaacatgtcCCAAGTTAACGTAGGGCATATGCTATATCCTAAGGTTGAAAATGTGAAAAGTACTGCGACATCCCGGAGTCACTACTGCTGTTACTGCAGTAACTATACACTGAGTTATTTGAAGGCATTTGGTAATGGTACCGGCTCTTGGTGTGTTGTAACTACTCGagatgaagaatttaaattccccATCTCTGCCTCAAAAAGTACATCATGTATGATTTTTCTAGTTATTATTGAAGTTCGCTGGTCCATTGCAAGTATCCTACGTGTGACGTATTTCCCGAAGCTATCCATACCAGACATGTCTGTATTTACAGATTCATCCAGTTTTCTTGCAACTGTATCCAATATTTGATCAGATTTAGAGAAACGTTTGCGAGGACGTCCCTGTTGGCTCGTGCTGGGTTTAGCATTTTCCGTTTCATCCCCTTCTTCATTCTGAAAGTAaagatacataaaatgaaagtaattgtatgtatgtatgtatgtaggtgtgtatatacacacagaatGCTTCCATAGGGATGATATTTCAAACAGAATAACTGTGCCAGGGTTATCAGTGGATCCTaattctgttgcaagtttagcgCACGGTCATGGAATGCGAAACTATTCCAAAATTGCTAAAGACGTACGTGTGAAATTTAAAGATTTCTTTAATAACGAGGGTGCAGTACCATGGCAAAGAGACTTCGTGTAAACCAAATAATAAAGTGTAGGTGTAGGCTACTGTTTTGTGGAATGAcattatacaaatattaaaataaaagtactgtATTACTTTGTTAAGATAAAGTATTTGTAACAATTACATGGACCTACTTtctgttaataaaatataatatatatgagttctTTGTCACTTACCTCATCATTTATGTTGTCAATATCCCCCAGATTAGAGCAGCTCTCTCGTGCGACATCCTGATCTAATACAAACATCATCTCATCAGAAAACCAAAGTGATGTCGCATATATATCATCTGCTGAGGTCCCAGACGTCTTCGAGCTTTCTATTTTCTTGTGTTCTCTCCTAAA
The nucleotide sequence above comes from Macrobrachium nipponense isolate FS-2020 chromosome 37, ASM1510439v2, whole genome shotgun sequence. Encoded proteins:
- the LOC135208961 gene encoding uncharacterized protein LOC135208961; translated protein: MAAINESKNEKEVVLDFIHAYRAHPASWKVKSKGYSNKVARNKGIAALHEILKELEPDCTRDALTKKINSLRASFRREHKKIESSKTSGTSADDIYATSLWFSDEMMFVLDQDVARESCSNLGDIDNINDENEEGDETENAKPSTSQQGRPRKRFSKSDQILDTVARKLDESVNTDMSGMDSFGKYVTRRILAMDQRTSIITRKIIHDVLFEAEMGNLNSSSRVVTTHQEPVPLPNAFK